A segment of the Butyrivibrio fibrisolvens genome:
TTACTCATCTTGAAGATGATATAAGTGTGGAACATACTAAAACTCATTTCATCTATGCAAATAAGATGGGCGAGAAGTATTTGAAACGATACAAAAAGTATTTCCACGATCCTGATATCAGAGAGTTTGATATGCAGCATGAACAGTGGCTTTTTGGAGAAAAAGAATACTCTGAGCCTGTGCTCAAAGTAATAGATGAATTTATGAATATGACAGTTTAAGGGAGATGACATCAGTGTTTTTATAAAACTATGCGCGCGCAACCAAATTTAACAAAATACAGCACTACATGTAAGCTTCGCTTGGTAGACAGGCGGAGCTTACTTTTTTATGATTAAGAAAAATGTTAAAATATTTAGCAAAGGTGGTAGAAATATGAGAAAGGCATATTTGGATAATATTCGCTGGATAACAGTAGTATTGGTTGTCATCTATCATGTAATATACATATTCAACGGCGTAACACAGCATGGAATCATCGGCCCCTTCAGTGAACATCAGCCCCAGGATACATATCAGTACATTGTATATCCATGGTTTATGTTACTTCTGTTTGTGGTATCCGGCATGTCAGCCCGCTATGAACTGGTTAAGCGAACAGAGAAGGAATTCATCAGAGTAAGGACGAGAAAGTATCTTGTGCCATCAACAATCGGCCTTCTGGTTTTCGGCTGGGTTCTTGGCTATTACAATATGCTGATGTCAGGTGCATTTGATTCCATGGGCAATGTACCAGGGCCAATCATTTTCCTCATAATGGTAGTCAGCGGCTCAGGTCCTCTATGGTACATCCAGATGCTCTGGCTCTTCAGCCTGATACTGGTACTGATCAGAAAGATCGAAAAGGACAGATTCTATAATATTTGCGGCAAAGCCAATCTTTTGATACTTATACTTCTTGTCATACCTGTATATGGAGCGGCGCAGATACTTAACACACCAATAATAGTGGTATACAGATTCGGTAACTACGGACTGGGCTTTTTGATCGGCTACTTTGTACTGTCCCATGACGAAGTGATGGATAGGCTTGGCAAGAACTGGCTGTTATTAAGCATCCTTGCCCTCGCATCCTGTGTAGCCTTCGTGATTTTATATATAGGTCAGTCTTATCCGGATCACGTGGTTCTGGATACGATCATGTGCAATGTATACGCATGGTTTGGAACACTCGGTATACTTGCCTTCATGAAAAGATGGGGCAATTCCACGAATTCTTTCTCAAAGTGGATGTG
Coding sequences within it:
- a CDS encoding acyltransferase; amino-acid sequence: MRKAYLDNIRWITVVLVVIYHVIYIFNGVTQHGIIGPFSEHQPQDTYQYIVYPWFMLLLFVVSGMSARYELVKRTEKEFIRVRTRKYLVPSTIGLLVFGWVLGYYNMLMSGAFDSMGNVPGPIIFLIMVVSGSGPLWYIQMLWLFSLILVLIRKIEKDRFYNICGKANLLILILLVIPVYGAAQILNTPIIVVYRFGNYGLGFLIGYFVLSHDEVMDRLGKNWLLLSILALASCVAFVILYIGQSYPDHVVLDTIMCNVYAWFGTLGILAFMKRWGNSTNSFSKWMCQKSWGLYVFHYLMIAVSGWYLHTLCPSLAPIIVYLLVAIAAFAGSYLLYEIMSRIPFIRWCVLGIKKEKI